A DNA window from Vigna unguiculata cultivar IT97K-499-35 chromosome 10, ASM411807v1, whole genome shotgun sequence contains the following coding sequences:
- the LOC114165821 gene encoding phosphatidylcholine:diacylglycerol cholinephosphotransferase 1-like, giving the protein MNGAGKPSVKRRGKNHTPPANGVKVANGAMVKTASSTHFSDASFMKWTVADAVHVATHHWMPCLFALGLLFFMGVEYTLFMVPPTSPPFDLGFIATRHLHAILESWPDLNTLLAALNTVFVGMQTTYILWTWLIEGRPRATISTLFMFTCRGILGYSTQLPLPQEFLGSGADFPVGNVSFFLFFSGHVAGSVIASLDMRRMQRKELAWTFDVLNVLQAVRLLGTRGHYTIDLAVGVGAGLLFDTLAGKYEDSKRKVALTTKHDFS; this is encoded by the exons ATGAACGGCGCCGGTAAGCCCTCCGTCAAGCGCAGGGGCAAAAACCACACGCCTCCGGCTAACGGCGTTAAGGTGGCAAACGGCGCCATGGTCAAAACCGCTTCTTCGACGCACTTCTCCGACGCCTCGTTCATGAAATGGACCGTGGCCGATGCTGTCCACGTGGCCACGCACCATTGGATGCCGTGTTTGTTCGCATTGGGACTCCTTTTCTTCATGGGCGTGGAGTACACGCTTTTCATGGTTCCGCCGACGTCGCCGCCGTTCGACTTGGGCTTCATCGCCACGCGCCACCTCCACGCGATCCTCGAGTCGTGGCCGGACCTCAACACGCTCTTGGCCGCGCTCAATACG GTGTTTGTCGGAATGCAAACGACTTATATCTTGTGGACGTGGCTGATTGAAGGACGCCCCAGAGCCACTATTTCAACGCTGTTCATGTTCACTTGCCGTGGGATTTTGGGGTACTCCACCCAGCTCCCGTTGCCTCAG GAATTTTTGGGTTCTGGTGCGGACTTCCCTGTTGGAAACGTGtcttttttcttgttcttttcgGGGCACGTTGCAGGGTCGGTGATTGCTTCGTTGGACATGAGAAGGATGCAGAGGAAGGAACTGGCTTGGACTTTTGATGTGCTGAATGTTCTGCAAGCTGTGAGATTGCTTGGTACCAGAGGCCATTACACTATTGATTTGGCCGTAGGGGTCGGTGCTGGACTTCTTTTTGATACTTTAGCAGGCAAATACGAAGACAGCAAAAGGAAAGTTGCTCTCACCACAAAGCACGATTTTTCTTGA
- the LOC114166250 gene encoding PTI1-like tyrosine-protein kinase At3g15890: MALWFCCGKVSNRARRGKEQPTWRVFSLKELHSATNNFNYDNKLGEGSFGSVYWGQLWDGSQIAVKRLKVWSNRAETEFTVELETLARIRDKNLLSLRGYCAEGQERLIVYEYMQNLSLYSHLHGHHSFECSLDWNRRMNIAIGSAEGIVYLHHQARPHIIHRDIKSSNVLLDSDFKARVADFGFAKLIPDGATHVTTRVKGTLGYLAPEYAMLGKANESCDVYSFGVLLLELASGRRPTEKLSSTVRRSIVDWALPLVCEKKFSEIADPRLNGNYVEGELKRVVLVALMCAQDLPEKRPTMLDVVELLKGESRDKFSHIENSEMFRNPLAAETNNGTSLADDRLDYISEEKELERPLRENAEV; the protein is encoded by the exons ATGGCTTTATGGTTCTGCTGCGGAAAAGTTTCGAACCG CGCAAGGCGAGGGAAAGAACAACCCACATGGCGAGTGTTTTCTTTGAAGGAATTACACTCTGCTACGAATAATTTCAACTATGACAACAAGCTTGGAGAGGGAAGCTTTGGCAGTGTGTACTGGGGCCAACTTTGGGATGGATCACAA ATTGCGGTGAAAAGATTGAAAGTTTGGAGCAACAGAGCTGAGACAGAATTCACAGTTGAACTTGAAACCTTGGCAAGAATACGAGACAAGAATCTTCTAAGTCTTCGTGGCTACTGTGCTGAAGGACAGGAACGGTTAATTGTGTATGAATATATGCAAAATCTGAGTCTCTACTCTCATCTTCACGGACATCATTCATTCGAATGCTCTCTGGATTGGAATCGCCGGATGAATATCGCAATTGGTTCTGCTGAAGGAATTGT GTACCTTCACCACCAAGCAAGACCACATATCATTCACAGGGATATTAAATCAAGCAATGTGTTGCTGGATTCTGATTTCAAGGCCAGGGTTGCTGATTTTGGGTTTGCCAAGCTGATCCCTGATGGAGCAACACATGTGACTACAAGAGTTAAGGGAACTCTTGGCTACCTTGCACCAGAATATGCTATGTTAGGTAAAGCAAATGAGAGTTGTGATGTCTACAGTTTTGGTGTTCTTCTTCTAGAACTCGCTAGTGGCAGAAGACCAACCGAAAAGCTTAGTTCCACGGTGAGGCGATCGATAGTTGATTGGGCATTGCCATTGGTTTGTGAGAAGAAATTTAGTGAAATTGCCGATCCAAGACTAAATGGTAACTATGTGGAGGGAGAGCTTAAAAGAGTTGTTTTAGTTGCTCTTATGTGTGCTCAGGATCTACCTGAGAAGAGACCAACCATGCTTGATGTGGTGGAGCTACTCAAGGGAGAGTCTAGGGATAAATTTTCTCATATAGAGAACAGTGAAATGTTCAGAAACCCTCTAGCTGCAGAAACCAATAATGGAACATCATTGGCTGATGATAGATTAGACTATATCTCAGAAGAAAAAGAATTAGAACGTCCACTGAGAGAGAATGCTGAAGTATGA
- the LOC114167562 gene encoding PTI1-like tyrosine-protein kinase At3g15890 — translation MESAIRIINTAIESSSDSISEKEECLVRGFGSAVDSAVRSSTAPNSEVSSVHGFGRAVENGIKSSTSSNLEAPESADSFGWTVENATRSRVAPNPPPLYGYSSTVDHAISSDVGVEAETEESPSGTFYEGFTDARRGKEQPTLRVFSLEELKSATKNFKHGNILGEGGFGSVYWGQLSDGSQIAVKRLNVRSNITETFTVELEILARVRHKNLLSLRGYCAEGQERLIVYEYMQNLCLHSSLHGHSLKCPLDWNHRMNIAIGSAEGIAYLHHQATPHIIHRDIKSSNVLLDSDFRPRVADFGFAKLIPDGATHVTTKVMGTRGYLAPEYAMLGQAKASCDVYSFGVLLLELVSGRGPIKMLSFAVRRSIVDWALPLVCEKKFSEIADPRLNGNYVEEELKRVVLIALISAQDLPEKRPTMLDVVELLKGESKDKFSHIENSEMFRKTLAADGTSVAEDSLDYISEEKKLERPLRKNASCFFCSCCNFQVNTRSRFLDWLGYVCFMCN, via the exons ATGGAGAGTGCAATTAGAATAATCAACACGGCGATTGAAAGTAGTAGTGATTCAATTTCGGAAAAAGAAGAATGCCTCGTCCGTGGATTTGGTTCAGCGGTGGACAGTGCCGTAAGGAGTAGCACTGCGCCAAATTCAGAAGTATCCTCCGTCCATGGATTCGGTCGCGCAGTGGAGAATGGCATCAAGAGTTCCACTTCATCAAATTTGGAAGCACCGGAGAGTGCTGATAGTTTTGGTTGGACGGTGGAGAATGCAACGCGGAGTAGGGTTGCGCCAAATCCACCTCCTCTCTACGGTTACTCTTCGACAGTGGATCATGCCATTAGCAGCGACGTTGGTGTCGAAGCTGAAACTGAAGAGTCGCCCAGCGGCACCTTCTACGAAGGCTTCACGGA CGCAAGGCGAGGGAAAGAACAACCCACATTGCGAGTGTTTTCTTTGGAGGAATTAAAATCTGCTACGAAGAATTTCAAACATGGCAACAttcttggagaaggaggctttgGCAGTGTGTACTGGGGCCAACTATCGGATGGATCGCAA ATTGCCGTTAAAAGATTGAATGTTCGGAGCAACATAACTGAGACATTTACGGTTGAACTTGAAATCTTGGCAAGAGTACGACACAAGAATCTTCTCAGTCTTCGTGGTTACTGTGCCGAAGGACAGGAACGGTTAATTGTGTATGAATATATGCAAAATCTGTGTCTCCACTCTAGTCTTCATGGACATTCATTGAAATGCCCTCTGGATTGGAATCATCGGATGAATATCGCAATTGGTTCAGCTGAAGGAATTGC GTACCTTCACCATCAAGCAACACCACATATCATCCACAGGGATATTAAATCAAGTAATGTGTTGCTGGATTCTGATTTCAGACCCAGGGTTGCTGATTTTGGGTTTGCTAAGTTGATCCCTGATGGAGCAACACATGTGACTACAAAAGTTATGGGAACTCGTGGCTATCTTGCACCAGAATATGCCATGTTAGGTCAAGCAAAAGCGAGTTGTGATGTCTACAGTTTTGGTGTTCTCCTTCTGGAACTCGTGAGTGGCAGAGGACCAATCAAAATGCTTAGTTTCGCAGTGAGGAGATCGATAGTTGATTGGGCATTGCCATTGGTTTGTGAGAAGAAATTTAGTGAAATTGCTGATCCAAGACTAAATGGTAACTATGTGGAGGAAGAGCTTAAAAGAGTTGTTTTAATTGCACTTATTTCTGCTCAGGATCTACCTGAGAAGAGACCAACCATGCTTGATGTGGTAGAGCTACTCAAGGGAGAGTCTAAGGATAAATTTTCTCACATAGAGAACAGTGAAATGTTCAGAAAAACTCTAGCTGCTGATGGAACTTCAGTTGCTGAAGATAGTTTAGACTACAtctcagaagaaaaaaaattagaacgcCCGTTGAGAAAGAATGCTTCgtgttttttttgttcttgCTGCAATTTTCAAGTCAATACTCGGAGCCGTTTCTTAGATTGGCTTGGGTATGTTTGCTTCATGTGTAATTGA
- the LOC114167121 gene encoding uncharacterized protein LOC114167121, whose amino-acid sequence MSAAVCGSKRSFFEELPPSPPLSKRLRCSSSPIRFPPLSLIDQLRPLFPHMDDLVLERALQECGNDIDAAIKRLNELCLGNADGNGNSEGSDVVNLDAGKLEDNGNASVPEDQPTLNNHLPADGAEWIDFFVREMMVATSVDDARARAGRMLEVLEKSISERARAEATDALLKENLMLKEQIEALIKEKNSFKNAFKIQHERSADYEVKNQELQHLKQLVSQYQEQIRTLEVNNYALAMHLKQAQQSNPFTGHFPPDVF is encoded by the exons ATGTCTGCTGCTGTGTGCGGAAGCAAGAGATCTTTCTTCGAAGAGCTTCCTCCGTCACCGCCGCTCTCCAAGAGGCTCCGTTGTTCCTCTTCGCCGATTCGCTTCCCTCCTCTCTCTCTCATCGACCAGCTTCGCCCGCTCTTTCCCCACATGGACGACCTG GTTCTTGAGAGGGCACTTCAAGAATGTGGAAATGATATAGATGCTGCAATCAAGAGGTTGAACGAGCTTTGCTTGGGAAATGCAGATGGAAATGGAAATTCCGAAGGATCGGATGTTGTTAATTTGGATGCAG GTAAATTGGAAGACAATGGAAATGCTTCTGTTCCTGAGGACCAGCCTACTTTGAACAACCACCTTCCTGCAGATGGAGCAGAATGGATTGACTTTTTTGTTAGGGAAATGATGGTTGCTACTAGTGTTGATGATGCTAGAGCCCGTGCTGGTAGAATGCTAGAAGTTCTAGAGAAATCAATCAGTGAAAGAGCAAGGGCTGAGGCAACTGATGCACTTCTAAAG GAAAATTTGATGCTGAAAGAGCAAATCGAAGCATtgattaaagagaaaaattctttcaaaaatgcTTTTAAAATCCAGCATGAACGATCTGCTGATTACGAGGTTAAGAACCAAGAGTTGCAGCATTTAAAGCAATTGGTGTCTCAATACCAGGAGCAGATTAGAACTCTCGAG GTGAATAACTATGCTTTGGCAATGCATTTGAAGCAGGCTCAACAGAGCAACCCCTTTACTGGGCACTTCCCACCTGATGTCTTCTAA
- the LOC114166090 gene encoding mediator of RNA polymerase II transcription subunit 7a-like: MATATYPPPPPFYRLYKDYLQDPKSAPEPPPPIEGTYVCFGGNYTTSDVLPSLEEQGVRQLYSKGPNVDFKKELRSLNGELQLHVLELADILIERPSQYARRVEEISTVFKNLHHLLNSLRPHQARATLIHILELQIQRRKQAVEDIKRRREEARRLLNESLATLDGH, translated from the exons ATGGCAACGGCGACATACCCTCCACCGCCACCTTTTTACAGGCTTTACAAAGATTACTTGCAAGATCCTAAGTCTGCTCCCGAGCCTCCGCCGCCTATTGAAGGGACTTACGTTTGTTTTGGAGGCAATTACACG ACTAGTGATGTTCTACCAAGCTTGGAAGAACAAGGGGTGCGCCAGCTCTATTCTAAGGGGCCTAATGTTG ATTTCAAGAAGGAGCTGAGGTCACTCAATGGAGAGTTGCAACTacatgtcttggagcttgctgATATTCTTATTGAGAGACCTTCACAGTATGCAAGGAGAGTCGAAGAAATATCTACTGTATTCAAAAACTTACATCACCTTTTAAATTCATTGCGTCCTCATCAG gCTAGAGCAACTCTGATTCACATTTTGGAACTTCAGATACAACGCCGTAAACAAGCAGTGGAGGACATAAAGag GAGGAGAGAAGAAGCACGACGGCTCCTTAACGAGTCCTTGGCAACACTTGATGGTCACTAG
- the LOC114167269 gene encoding signal recognition particle 54 kDa protein 2, whose product MVLAELGGSISRALQQMSNATIIDEKVLNDCLNDITRALLQSDVQFKLVREMQANIKSIVNLDDLAAGHNKRRIIQQAVFNELCKILDPGKPSFTPKKGKPSVVMFVGLQGSGKTTTCTKYAYYHQKKGWKPALVCADTFRAGAFDQLKQNATKAKIPFYGSYMESDPVKIAVEGVERFKSENCDLIIVDTSGRHKQEAALFEEMRQVSEATKPDLVIFVMDSSIGQAAFDQAQAFKQSVAVGAVIVTKMDGHAKGGGALSAVAATKSPVIFIGTGEHMDEFEVFDVKPFVSRLLGMGDWSGFMDKIHEVVPMDQQPELLQKLSEGNFTLRIMYEQFQNILKMGPIGQVFSMLPGFSAELMPKGREKESQAKIKRYMTMMDSMTNEELDSSNPKLMNESRMMRIARGSGRPVREVMEMMEEYKRLAKIWSKMKGLKIPKKGEMSALSRNMNAQHMSKVLPPQMLKQIGGMGGLQSLMKQMGSAKDMMGMFGGGDK is encoded by the exons ATGGTTCTCGCGGAGTTAGGTGGGAGCATTTCGCGTGCTCTTCAGCAGATGAGCAATGCGACCATCATCGACGAGAAAGTCCTCAACGATTGCCTCAACGACATCACGCGCGCACTTCTCCAATCCGATGTGCAATTCAAGCTGGTCCGTGAAATGCAGGCTAACATCAAGAGCATCGTCAACCTCGACGACCTCGCCGCTGGCCACAACAAGCGCCGGATCATCCAGCAGGCCGTGTTCAATGAGCTCTGTAAAATCCTCGATCCCGGGAAACCCTCGTTCACTCCGAAAAAGGGGAAACCCAGCGTCGTCATGTTCGTCGGTTTGCAAG GATCTGGTAAGACGACGACGTGTACGAAATACGCGTACTATCATCAGAAGAAAGGATGGAAGCCCGCACTAGTATGCGCGGATACGTTCAGAGCTGGTGCTTTTGATCAGTTGAAGCAAAACGCCACTAAGGCTAAGATCCCTTTCTATGGAAG CTATATGGAGTCAGATCCTGTGAAAATTGCTGTGGAAGGAGTTGAAAGATTCAAGAGCGAAAACTGTGACCTTATAATCGTTGACACTAGTGGGAGGCATAAACAAGAAGCTGCACTTTTTGAAGAAATGCGTCAAGTTTCAGAAGCAACG AAACCAGATCTTGTTATATTCGTCATGGATAGCAGTATTGGTCAGGCTGCTTTTGATCAGGCTCAAGCATTTAAACAGAGTGTTGCAGTTGGAGCCGTCATTGTGACTAAAATGGATGGCCACGCAAAGGGTGGTGGTGCTCTTAGTGC TGTAGCAGCAACAAAGAGTCCTGTCATATTTATTGGAACTGGAGAACACATGGATGAATTTGAAGTTTTTGATGTTAAACCATTTGTCAGTCGACTATTAG GCATGGGAGACTGGTCCGGGTTCATGGACAAAATACATGAAGTTGTTCCTATGGATCAACAGCCTGAACTGCTACAAAAGCTGTCAGAGGGAAACTTCACCTTGAGGATTATGTATGAGCAGTTTCAGAACATACTTAAAATGGGTCCCATTGGCCAG GTCTTTTCTATGCTACCAGGATTCAGTGCCGAATTAATGCCAAAAGGCCGTGAGAAGGAAAGCCAGGCAAAAATTAAGCGTTACATGACAATGATGGACTCAATGACAAATGAAG AGTTGGATAGCTCAAACCCAAAGCTCATGAATGAGTCCCGCATGATGCGAATAGCTCGAGGTTCTGGTCGTCCAGTCAGGGAAGTAATGGAAATGATGGAAGAGTACAAACGGCTTGCAAAGATATGGAGCAAAATGAAAGGGCTTAAAATACCCAAGAAGGGTGAAATGAGCGCTTTATCCCGAAATATGAATGCTCAGCACATGAGCAAAGTCCTCCCTCCTCAGATGCTAAAACAAATCGGAGGCATGGGTGGGTTACAAAGCTTGATGAAGCAGATGGGATCTGCTAAAGATATGATGGGAATGTTTGGCGGTGGTGATAAGTAG